The window CCAACGCCTATCGCGACGCCTGGTTCGTCGGATATACCGGCAACTTCACCTGCGCGGTGTGGTACGGCAACGACGATTACTCGCCGACCAACCGCATGACCGGCGGCTCGCTGCCGGCGCAGACCTGGCACGACATCATGGTCGCGGCGCATCAGGGCGTCGAGATCAAGGATATCCCCGGTTATCCCGCCGCGGGCCCCCAGCCGCCGAAGCCGGTCGCCTCCGCAGCGGCGGCCCCCGGTGTACCAAAGCCGCCTGAAATCAAGCCGGGACCGCCGCCGGTCCTGACCAAGCGCGGCGCCGATATCCTGGTGCAGGTCGAAAAGATGCTCGACGATGCCGCCAAGACCGCGGGCGATCCGGCAAAACCTGCAAAGCCGGTGTCGTCGAGCACCATTGCATTCCCGGACAGTTTTGCCGCTGCAGCGCCGGTTGATCCGGCTGCGCCGGTCGCGCGCAAGAACTAATCGTGCGGCTGATCTTCGTCACCTTGCTGGCGCTGATGCTGGCCACCGTGGTCGGGTTAGGCGCGACCTGGATGACCGCGACCCGCGGCACCGATCTCGGCACGCTCACGATCGGCGCCTGGACCGCCCGGCCCAAGACCGGCACCGCCGACGTCGATCCCTATTCGCGCGCCTCGATCGCGCGCAGCGGCGAGCTTCCGGTCGGCACCGGCGACGGCGTCGCCTTCTCGGCGACATCGGACGACCGCAAGAAGCCGCTCGACGGCCGCTGCGACGTCGTCGTCTCCGGCGTTACGCCGGCGGCGCGGTTCTGGACCTTGACGCTGTACGACCAGAAGGGACGGCTGATTGCCAATTCGCTGCAACGCTATGGTTTTACCAGCCAGGAGATCATCCGCGGCTCCGACGGTGCGTTTGAGATACGCGTTGCGTCGCGCTCGCGCGCCGGAAACTGGCTCCCGACCGGCGGCATCGAGCGCTACGCGCTGATGCTGCGGCTTTACGATACACCGGTTGGCGTTGCGACGCGCGCGCCGCGCGATGCGCCGATGCCTTCCATTGCGACGGTGGGGTGCCCGTGATCCGCTTGTTGTTCACGATTATCGCGGGCGTGCTGCTGGGCGGCATCGTGCACCTCGTCAGCGTGCTGGCGCTGCCGCGGATCGCGACTCAGGACGCCTATTCGCGGCTGACGCCGATGACCAAACTCAACGCGGTGACGCCGCTGCCGCTCGCCGATCCCAACAATGCGCCGATGCCGTTCATGGATCCGGCCTTCGCGGTCGCGATCTGCCGCTACGACCTCTCCGGCGGCTCGATCAAGCTCACGGTCCCCGTCAGCCAGGCCTATACGTCGGTGTCGTTCTATACCCGCAACGAGGTCGCCTATTACGCCATCAACGACCGCTCCGCGGGGCGCAAGGTGATCGAGCTCGATCTGATGACCGACGCCCAGCACGCCGATTTGCCGGAGGACGAGGACGTCACCGCCGCCGACCGGCTGATCATCGATTCCCCGACCCCGACCGGACTGATCGTGATGAAGGCGCTCGCGCCCGAGCCCGGCCTGATGCCGCAAGCGCAAGCCTCGCTTGCCGCCGCAAGCTGCAAGGTGCAGAGCGAGCCGCCGCCGGCGAAACAGGCCGAAGCGCCGCCGGCGCCACCGCCGCCTGCCAAGCGGTAACGGCCTCGCGCGGCTCTTCTCCCTCGCCCCGCTCTTCGCGGGGAGAGGGTTGGGGTGAGGGGCTGGCTCCGCGAATGCCGAAGCACATCGTATGCGGAGACTCCCCCTCACCCGGATTCGCGCGATTGCGCGAATCCGACCTCTCCCCGCAAGCGGGGCGAGGCGATCATCGCGCGGCGCGTTCAATGTCCGCCGCAGCGGCAATTCTCGTAATCGACGGGATCGTGGCTGTTGAAGATCGTCACTTCGTTGCCGTGATTTGCCTTCAGCGTCCGCAAGCGCTCCTGATTGGCCATTCGCGCCGCGCGATCCATGTCGACCCTGCGTTGGAAGTAACCCAGCACCAGCGGCATCCGGACCTTCGCCTGTAACTGGCCGTGGAAGAAATAGCTGTCGCCGGCATGAAGCAGCCATTTGTCCTTGCCGCGCACGGCAATGCCGCAATGGCCGAGCGTGTGGCCGGGCAGCGGAATCATCAGGATATCCGGTTCGCGATCGCCGAGCGCGCGCACGCCCTTAAAACCGAACCAGTCGTCGCCGCCCTCGTCGTAGAATTTCCAATCCGGCCCGTGCTTCCACTGCTCGGCGATGTAGCGGCCCTTTGGCGCGGCGATCTGGTGCGACACCGCCATCGCATGCTCGTCGCGGTGAACATGCACTTTTGCTTTGGGGAAGTCCGGCACTCCGCCGGCATGATCGCGGTCGAGATGCGTCAGCAACAGATGCCGCACATCATCAGGTGAATAACCCAACGACTTGATTTGCAAAACCGCCGTCTCGGCCGGATCCAGCCGGGGTGCCGTCTGCCGCACCCATCTGTGGCCAAGCCGTTGCGGTTGCGCGATGTCGTCGAGCCCGATGCCGGTATCGACCAGCGCAAGTCCGTCATCGGTCTCGATCAAGAGACAGTGACACACCATCCGCGCGCGCTGGAAGAAGCCGCCGGTGCCGTTCACGAAACGCCGTCCGATCGGGCACATGGTGCCGGTGTTGAGGTGGTGGATGCGCATGACGGCTCCTTGTTCTTGATCTCGGTGTTTTGCTTGCCATGCGCTGCGTCATAGGTAAAATATTGATATCTGATATTATCAATAGGAATAGACTATGGATATCCGGGAGCTTCGATATTTCGCGGCCGTGTTCAGCGAGCGTAATTTGACCGCGGCGGCCA is drawn from Bradyrhizobium lablabi and contains these coding sequences:
- a CDS encoding DUF1214 domain-containing protein; its protein translation is MRLIFVTLLALMLATVVGLGATWMTATRGTDLGTLTIGAWTARPKTGTADVDPYSRASIARSGELPVGTGDGVAFSATSDDRKKPLDGRCDVVVSGVTPAARFWTLTLYDQKGRLIANSLQRYGFTSQEIIRGSDGAFEIRVASRSRAGNWLPTGGIERYALMLRLYDTPVGVATRAPRDAPMPSIATVGCP
- a CDS encoding DUF1254 domain-containing protein, whose product is MIRLLFTIIAGVLLGGIVHLVSVLALPRIATQDAYSRLTPMTKLNAVTPLPLADPNNAPMPFMDPAFAVAICRYDLSGGSIKLTVPVSQAYTSVSFYTRNEVAYYAINDRSAGRKVIELDLMTDAQHADLPEDEDVTAADRLIIDSPTPTGLIVMKALAPEPGLMPQAQASLAAASCKVQSEPPPAKQAEAPPAPPPPAKR
- a CDS encoding MBL fold metallo-hydrolase — encoded protein: MRIHHLNTGTMCPIGRRFVNGTGGFFQRARMVCHCLLIETDDGLALVDTGIGLDDIAQPQRLGHRWVRQTAPRLDPAETAVLQIKSLGYSPDDVRHLLLTHLDRDHAGGVPDFPKAKVHVHRDEHAMAVSHQIAAPKGRYIAEQWKHGPDWKFYDEGGDDWFGFKGVRALGDREPDILMIPLPGHTLGHCGIAVRGKDKWLLHAGDSYFFHGQLQAKVRMPLVLGYFQRRVDMDRAARMANQERLRTLKANHGNEVTIFNSHDPVDYENCRCGGH